A portion of the Oxynema aestuarii AP17 genome contains these proteins:
- a CDS encoding DUF1830 domain-containing protein: protein MFGLLLVSSPTRPLSPPQNSEILCYYVNPSDRLQVLRSGSERRWHFKRIVFPGERLFFKAPSGASVRIDRGQNQTEVLGCDRLEVGER from the coding sequence ATGTTTGGTCTGCTCCTCGTGTCCTCACCCACTCGACCGCTATCTCCCCCGCAAAACTCGGAAATTCTCTGCTATTACGTCAATCCGAGCGATCGCCTTCAAGTGCTTCGCAGTGGTTCGGAGCGACGATGGCATTTCAAACGGATCGTTTTCCCCGGCGAGCGCCTGTTTTTTAAAGCACCTTCGGGGGCTAGCGTTCGGATCGATCGCGGCCAAAATCAAACGGAAGTGTTAGGGTGCGATCGCCTCGAAGTTGGAGAACGGTAA
- a CDS encoding MgtC/SapB family protein, translating into MPELYSLEPIDAPSLYLRLGLALIVGILIGGEREIKNKPAGLRTHMLVCFGSSLFVLLPIQLGLAVQNPETLSRVMSGIISGVGFIGAGTILRDRKVRGLTSAAAIWVSAALGTAIGCGLWKIALTSALICWFILRIVKRLESESILHWPINLQIKRARRNPDGRVNEQ; encoded by the coding sequence TTGCCCGAGCTTTACTCCCTCGAACCCATTGATGCTCCATCCCTTTACCTGCGATTGGGACTGGCCCTGATTGTCGGTATTCTCATTGGCGGCGAACGAGAAATCAAAAATAAACCTGCCGGACTGAGAACCCACATGCTCGTCTGTTTCGGTTCCAGCTTATTCGTCTTACTGCCGATCCAACTGGGTTTAGCCGTTCAAAATCCCGAAACCCTCTCCCGAGTCATGAGTGGAATTATTTCCGGAGTCGGTTTTATTGGGGCCGGAACGATCTTGCGCGATCGCAAAGTGCGCGGTTTGACCTCCGCCGCCGCCATTTGGGTCTCCGCCGCCCTGGGAACGGCGATCGGCTGCGGCTTGTGGAAAATCGCCCTTACCAGTGCCCTGATCTGCTGGTTTATCCTGCGGATCGTCAAGCGACTCGAATCGGAATCGATCCTCCACTGGCCGATTAATCTTCAAATAAAGCGGGCTCGTCGTAATCCTGACGGACGGGTAAACGAACAATAA